A portion of the Gammaproteobacteria bacterium genome contains these proteins:
- a CDS encoding TonB-dependent receptor has product MNQRFLPGRRIARLLVLSVLAGALAVPGRAAAQNAGSILGRVVDASTGVVLQDALLVVEGTELRTSSAPDGRFILVAVPFGDRAVTVSVLGYTTTTVEGVRVRPGQPARILVELEPEALELDEIRVEVERVRLVEPEVSATHELIQARELRELPIDEVSQAIELAPGVSDGHFRGGRIGQEAYVVDGLEFKNQFEASSRGPALEHPSDALEEIEVVTGGLGARFGSALSGVVHYTTRRGDAERWRGAAAVRTDHWAPEQTFRGFTALTASAGGPAPVLGRGSVVFASVLAQGMLDAEPRARGLTCLRPGDGDGELDALIERVTGNPATAGLTCPYTAAAFPHQAGDKLLAFARVDRPIADGLALTTTLLHNRVQSGLYTSEFKYNPEYQLGQRADGTLATASLDWSRQGLGGGAHVTLRGSAMRLDRYLGVVDPDSRARRRTVAGFGPARLAFLGEEFVRSPVQDQLRSAAPVPGYLPPGGSVGSPFGPAAEGIFHTEGTPGIANWTRTGFVGADLFAELLSSAGHVLSAGGGTKLYRVESYERARSFLAGSSPNYALFYPGSVSAFVDARLAAEDEIAVTLGARIDAFRAGLDYRHDRVDFLAPGTRVGWKMGVTPRIGVSGPVPGTDGQLAFRFNYSQVAQPPDFRFFLDTTLGDSLRTDIRRQGNPDLAFEKGTNLEFGLTRQIGESAGVALVGFRKELNNLVTGSLRFAGFGKGQFTGGDFGTVRGAEMSVRARWPFLRLRLGYALKKTVGVVSTALDPELEDPDATREEFPLAFDRRHSANLAVFAGRAAGEADRRWGVALATAAKSGYPLDRQLLAGERESDAGRTDPARLLPWIVQLDLRATLEVGDLPGCSDCRWRIVFDGRNLLDRANVLALRRDTGTIAPPAAQVLDLARGGAGGAIPRESPRYSALADLDGNGRITDVEYRTVRLAAALDRMDPSLFFNEPLQLRLGVEVGFR; this is encoded by the coding sequence GTGAACCAGCGCTTCCTCCCGGGCCGCCGGATCGCGCGACTGCTGGTCCTGTCGGTCCTCGCCGGCGCCCTGGCCGTGCCGGGGCGGGCGGCGGCGCAGAACGCGGGCAGCATTCTGGGCCGCGTCGTCGATGCATCCACCGGCGTGGTGCTCCAGGATGCCCTCCTGGTCGTCGAGGGGACGGAGCTTCGGACCTCCTCCGCGCCCGACGGCCGCTTCATCCTGGTGGCGGTGCCTTTCGGGGACCGGGCCGTGACGGTCTCCGTGCTCGGCTACACCACCACGACGGTCGAGGGCGTTCGCGTGCGTCCCGGTCAGCCTGCCCGCATTCTCGTCGAGCTGGAGCCGGAGGCGCTGGAACTCGACGAAATCCGGGTCGAAGTGGAACGCGTCCGCCTGGTGGAGCCCGAGGTAAGCGCAACCCACGAGCTGATCCAGGCCCGGGAGTTGCGCGAGCTGCCGATCGACGAGGTCTCGCAGGCCATCGAGCTGGCACCGGGGGTCAGCGACGGCCACTTCCGCGGGGGGCGCATCGGACAGGAGGCCTACGTGGTCGACGGTCTGGAGTTCAAGAACCAGTTCGAAGCGTCGTCCCGGGGTCCCGCGCTGGAGCACCCCTCCGACGCCCTCGAGGAGATCGAAGTGGTGACCGGCGGGCTCGGGGCGCGCTTCGGATCGGCGCTTTCGGGGGTGGTGCACTACACGACAAGGCGTGGTGATGCGGAGCGATGGCGGGGAGCGGCGGCCGTGCGCACCGACCACTGGGCGCCGGAACAAACGTTTCGGGGCTTCACGGCGCTTACGGCATCCGCAGGGGGACCGGCGCCCGTGCTCGGGCGGGGCTCGGTGGTGTTCGCGAGCGTGCTTGCCCAGGGCATGCTGGATGCGGAGCCGCGCGCCCGCGGCCTGACCTGCCTCCGGCCCGGCGACGGCGATGGCGAACTGGACGCGCTCATCGAGCGGGTGACGGGGAATCCGGCCACTGCGGGGCTGACCTGCCCCTACACTGCGGCCGCCTTCCCCCACCAGGCGGGCGACAAGCTTCTGGCCTTCGCGCGCGTCGACCGGCCGATCGCGGACGGGCTGGCCCTGACGACCACGCTCCTGCACAACCGGGTGCAGTCCGGGCTGTACACCTCCGAGTTCAAGTACAACCCCGAATACCAGCTCGGACAGCGGGCGGACGGCACGCTCGCCACCGCGTCGCTGGACTGGTCGCGGCAGGGGCTGGGCGGGGGCGCCCACGTCACGCTGCGGGGATCCGCCATGCGGCTGGACCGCTACCTGGGCGTGGTCGATCCGGACTCCCGGGCACGCCGGCGCACCGTCGCGGGGTTCGGACCGGCCCGGCTGGCCTTCCTGGGCGAGGAGTTCGTGCGCAGTCCGGTGCAGGATCAGTTGAGGTCCGCGGCTCCGGTGCCCGGATACCTTCCTCCCGGCGGCTCCGTCGGATCTCCCTTCGGGCCCGCCGCCGAGGGCATCTTCCACACCGAGGGGACCCCCGGCATCGCCAACTGGACGCGCACCGGGTTCGTCGGCGCCGACCTTTTCGCCGAGCTGCTGTCGTCCGCCGGTCACGTCCTCAGCGCCGGAGGCGGGACCAAGCTCTATCGCGTCGAGTCCTACGAGCGGGCGAGGAGCTTTCTGGCCGGATCGTCGCCCAACTACGCGCTCTTCTATCCGGGGTCGGTGAGCGCTTTCGTGGATGCGCGACTCGCGGCGGAGGACGAAATCGCCGTCACGCTCGGCGCGCGAATCGATGCCTTCCGCGCCGGTCTCGACTATCGTCACGACCGGGTGGATTTTCTCGCCCCGGGGACGCGCGTGGGATGGAAGATGGGCGTCACGCCGCGCATAGGCGTCTCGGGCCCCGTGCCGGGCACGGACGGACAGCTCGCCTTCCGCTTCAACTACAGCCAGGTCGCGCAGCCTCCGGACTTCCGTTTCTTCCTCGACACCACGCTTGGCGATTCGCTCAGAACAGACATCCGGCGGCAGGGGAATCCGGATCTGGCATTCGAGAAGGGGACGAATCTCGAGTTCGGGCTCACGCGACAGATCGGCGAGAGCGCGGGCGTGGCCCTGGTCGGATTTCGCAAGGAGCTGAACAATCTCGTGACCGGCAGCCTGCGTTTCGCCGGGTTCGGGAAAGGCCAGTTCACGGGAGGAGATTTCGGGACGGTGCGGGGCGCGGAGATGTCGGTACGGGCCCGGTGGCCGTTCCTGCGGCTCCGTCTGGGCTACGCGCTGAAGAAGACGGTGGGCGTGGTTTCGACGGCGCTCGACCCGGAGTTGGAGGATCCCGACGCGACCCGCGAGGAGTTCCCTCTGGCGTTCGATCGGCGCCACTCCGCGAACCTGGCCGTTTTCGCGGGTCGCGCCGCAGGGGAAGCCGATCGGCGCTGGGGCGTCGCCCTCGCCACGGCGGCGAAGAGCGGGTACCCCCTGGACCGTCAGCTGCTCGCCGGGGAGCGCGAATCGGACGCCGGGCGCACCGATCCCGCCCGCCTCCTGCCCTGGATCGTACAGCTCGACCTGCGCGCCACCCTCGAAGTCGGCGACCTGCCGGGTTGTTCGGACTGCCGCTGGCGCATCGTGTTCGACGGCCGCAACCTCCTCGACCGCGCAAACGTGCTGGCGCTCCGCCGCGATACGGGCACGATTGCGCCCCCTGCGGCGCAGGTCCTCGATTTGGCGCGGGGCGGGGCGGGCGGCGCCATCCCGCGGGAATCACCGCGCTACAGCGCGCTTGCGGATCTGGACGGCAACGGGCGCATCACGGATGTGGAATACCGGACGGTGCGGTTGGCGGCCGCTCTGGACCGTATGGATCCGTCGCTGTTCTTCAACGAGCCGCTGCAGCTGAGGCTGGGCGTCGAGGTCGGGTTCCGGTGA
- a CDS encoding VWA domain-containing protein — translation MAPKPISPPGKLAENVAHFVRMLRAAGMPVGPGHTLSAARALGVVDTTQRSQFYWALHGTLVSAPEQRAIFDSAFRLFWRDPLGRDEALQALLSTSRMGEGEPGERAPARLSAGTAPGYTESTQAREGEEISMRMAFSPSEVLRTKDFEQMTAEEVRQAREALRHLKLDLRPILTRRFRPDPHGPGIDARRTLRASLRTGGYPMSLRRRSHATRRPTLVAICDISGSMETYSRILLHFFHTLTNAGERIHTFLFGTRLTNVTRLLRDQDVDRAMERVGQTVLDWYGGTRIGAALRAFNLHWSRRLLAEGAVVLLVTDGLDREGASGIAFEARRLRKSCRRLIWLNPLLRYEKFAPRAAGIRALLPEVDEHRPVHNLASVEALARALGRTAPGTRARAS, via the coding sequence ATGGCCCCCAAGCCCATCAGCCCGCCCGGCAAGCTCGCCGAAAACGTCGCCCATTTCGTGCGCATGCTGCGCGCGGCCGGCATGCCGGTGGGTCCGGGTCACACGCTCTCCGCGGCGCGTGCACTGGGAGTCGTCGACACCACCCAACGGAGCCAGTTCTACTGGGCGCTGCACGGTACTCTGGTATCGGCTCCCGAACAGCGCGCCATCTTCGACAGCGCGTTCCGCCTCTTCTGGCGTGATCCGCTGGGGCGGGATGAGGCCCTGCAGGCGCTGCTCTCGACGTCGCGCATGGGTGAGGGCGAGCCGGGCGAGCGGGCTCCGGCCCGACTCTCGGCGGGAACGGCCCCGGGGTACACCGAGTCGACGCAGGCGCGGGAAGGCGAGGAGATATCCATGCGCATGGCCTTCTCACCCTCGGAGGTGCTGCGCACCAAGGATTTCGAGCAGATGACCGCGGAGGAGGTCCGGCAGGCCAGGGAGGCGCTCCGCCACCTGAAGCTGGATCTGCGGCCGATCCTGACACGCCGCTTCCGCCCCGATCCTCATGGGCCGGGGATCGACGCGCGCCGCACCCTGCGGGCCAGCCTTCGTACGGGCGGATATCCCATGTCTCTGCGGCGCCGCTCACACGCCACGCGCCGCCCGACGCTTGTGGCCATCTGCGACATCTCGGGGTCGATGGAGACCTATTCGCGCATCCTGCTGCACTTCTTCCACACCCTGACCAACGCCGGCGAGCGCATCCACACCTTCCTGTTCGGCACCCGGCTCACCAACGTCACGCGCCTTCTGCGCGACCAGGATGTGGACCGGGCGATGGAGCGCGTGGGGCAGACGGTGCTCGACTGGTACGGCGGCACACGCATCGGCGCGGCGCTGCGGGCCTTCAACCTGCACTGGTCCCGGCGCCTGTTGGCCGAGGGGGCAGTGGTGCTGCTCGTGACCGACGGGCTCGACCGCGAGGGCGCCAGCGGGATCGCCTTCGAGGCGCGGAGGCTGCGCAAGTCGTGCCGGCGGCTGATCTGGCTGAACCCGCTGCTGCGCTACGAGAAGTTCGCGCCCCGGGCGGCGGGAATCCGGGCGCTCCTGCCGGAGGTGGACGAGCACCGGCCCGTGCACAATCTCGCGAGCGTGGAGGCGCTGGCGAGGGCGTTGGGGCGGACGGCGCCGGGCACGCGGGCGCGGGCATCCTGA
- a CDS encoding VCBS repeat-containing protein, translated as MTPVAFDRVQPDLFETPGAQTNSWADYDGDGDLDLFVGMRYTPNRLYRNDGGGFVDVAVEVGLADLEDTRAGAWGDYDGDGDPDLYVGYPVAEGTPNRLYRNDGGRFTDVAPGLGVDLVGTSRQPSWIDYDGDGDLDLFVALRDQPNRMFRNDGAPGEDGAPRESVSNSPAGDAPAWTFTDVTAESGLGDPRRTVGVAWFDYDRDGDLDVHVSNQNGDEDAFYRNEGDGTFVDVAPALGMNHPGRGAEYGSVAAAVTDFDNDGDLDLFVATYGPDILWSNNGDGTFTDVTDPATLGVDYHSTSAVWGDVDHNGLPDLVVTSYLSGIAAVEDHLFMNAGGGRFRNALPANLLEHGPSHGVAWADFDRDGDLDLSIANNDEAGGTHHLYRNLLAPETAARSLQVAAADATGRSMVPGAEVQLLDHETGALLGTRLIDTGGGYCSQGTAPAHFGLPPDVVRVDVRVTFIAGGERSTVVREGVLPADYDGRWLIVPQGG; from the coding sequence ATGACCCCCGTTGCGTTCGACCGGGTGCAGCCGGACCTCTTCGAGACTCCAGGGGCCCAAACCAACTCCTGGGCCGACTACGACGGCGACGGAGATCTGGACCTGTTCGTGGGGATGCGCTACACGCCGAATCGCCTCTACCGCAACGACGGTGGGGGCTTCGTGGACGTGGCCGTGGAGGTGGGGCTCGCGGACCTCGAGGACACGCGGGCCGGAGCGTGGGGTGACTACGACGGCGACGGCGATCCTGATCTCTACGTCGGATATCCGGTCGCGGAGGGCACGCCGAACCGGCTCTATCGCAACGACGGGGGTCGTTTCACAGACGTAGCGCCCGGTCTGGGGGTGGATCTGGTGGGCACCAGCCGGCAGCCGAGCTGGATCGACTACGACGGGGACGGCGACCTCGACCTCTTCGTCGCGCTGCGCGATCAGCCCAACCGGATGTTTCGGAACGACGGGGCACCGGGCGAAGACGGGGCTCCGCGGGAAAGCGTCAGCAATTCACCGGCCGGAGACGCCCCGGCGTGGACCTTCACCGACGTGACCGCCGAGTCAGGCCTGGGCGACCCCCGCCGCACCGTCGGCGTCGCCTGGTTCGACTACGACCGGGACGGCGATCTGGATGTGCACGTGTCCAACCAGAACGGCGACGAGGACGCCTTCTACCGCAACGAGGGCGACGGCACGTTTGTGGATGTCGCTCCCGCGCTGGGCATGAACCACCCGGGCAGGGGAGCGGAATACGGCAGCGTGGCCGCGGCGGTGACCGATTTCGACAACGACGGCGACCTGGATCTGTTCGTTGCCACCTACGGGCCGGACATCCTCTGGAGCAACAACGGCGACGGCACGTTCACGGACGTCACCGATCCGGCCACGCTGGGCGTCGACTACCATTCGACGTCGGCCGTCTGGGGGGACGTGGACCACAACGGCCTGCCCGACCTGGTGGTGACCTCCTATCTGTCCGGCATCGCCGCGGTCGAGGACCACCTGTTCATGAACGCCGGAGGCGGCCGCTTCCGGAACGCGCTCCCGGCGAACCTCCTCGAGCACGGCCCCAGCCACGGCGTGGCCTGGGCGGACTTCGACCGCGACGGCGATCTGGACCTGTCGATCGCCAACAACGACGAGGCCGGCGGCACCCACCACCTGTACCGCAACCTGCTCGCCCCGGAAACGGCGGCCCGCTCACTGCAGGTTGCGGCCGCCGACGCCACGGGGCGGTCGATGGTCCCCGGCGCGGAGGTCCAACTCCTCGACCACGAGACCGGTGCGCTGCTGGGCACCCGCCTGATCGACACGGGGGGCGGCTACTGCTCGCAGGGCACCGCGCCGGCCCACTTCGGCCTTCCGCCGGACGTGGTGCGCGTGGATGTCCGCGTGACCTTCATCGCCGGGGGAGAGCGGTCGACCGTGGTGCGGGAGGGCGTCCTTCCGGCGGACTACGACGGTCGCTGGCTGATCGTGCCCCAGGGCGGCTGA
- a CDS encoding MoxR family ATPase, translating to MSGPAPLPRSVDGESGSASFPRSVDEAVALLGSQGYVADASLGTALFLALELGRPLFLEGEAGVGKTELARAVAGALGKPLVRLQCYEGLDMAAAAYEWNFAKQMIHIRAAELGRDGRTGDGASGPGGSLPAAERDVFGEEFLIRRPLLQALDPPGKVAPVLLIDELDRSDEPFEAYLLEVLSDFQITIPELGTIRAETPPVVVITSNRTREIHDALKRRCIYHWIDYPTADREMAILASRVPEAPAQLSGQVVGFVRRVREMELFKRPGVAETLDWARALMALDRRILDRETVNRTLGVLLKYQDDLEQLRRDGGVEEAMAGAEDQS from the coding sequence ATGAGCGGTCCTGCGCCCTTGCCGCGTTCAGTCGACGGGGAGAGCGGTTCTGCTTCCTTTCCGCGATCCGTCGACGAGGCAGTGGCGCTTCTCGGCAGCCAGGGCTACGTCGCGGACGCGAGTCTGGGGACCGCGCTCTTTCTGGCGCTCGAGCTTGGCCGTCCCCTGTTCCTGGAGGGCGAGGCGGGGGTAGGCAAGACGGAGCTGGCTCGGGCCGTGGCCGGCGCGCTGGGCAAGCCCCTGGTGCGGCTCCAGTGCTACGAGGGACTGGACATGGCCGCGGCCGCGTACGAGTGGAACTTCGCGAAACAGATGATCCACATCAGGGCCGCGGAGCTGGGACGGGACGGGCGTACGGGCGACGGCGCCTCCGGCCCTGGCGGTTCGCTGCCCGCCGCCGAGCGCGACGTCTTCGGAGAGGAGTTCCTCATCCGGCGGCCCCTTCTACAGGCGCTGGATCCTCCCGGCAAGGTCGCGCCCGTGCTGCTGATCGACGAACTCGACCGCAGCGACGAGCCCTTCGAGGCGTATCTCCTCGAAGTACTCTCGGACTTCCAGATCACCATCCCCGAGCTGGGCACCATCCGCGCGGAAACCCCGCCGGTGGTCGTCATCACCTCCAACCGCACCCGCGAGATCCACGACGCCCTCAAGCGCCGCTGCATCTACCACTGGATCGACTATCCCACGGCGGATCGGGAGATGGCGATTCTCGCGTCGCGGGTTCCGGAGGCCCCGGCGCAGCTCAGCGGCCAGGTCGTGGGGTTCGTGCGCAGGGTGCGCGAGATGGAGCTCTTCAAGCGGCCCGGCGTCGCCGAGACCCTGGACTGGGCGCGCGCCCTGATGGCGCTGGACCGCCGGATCCTGGACCGCGAGACCGTGAATCGCACGCTGGGCGTGCTGCTCAAGTACCAGGACGACCTGGAGCAGTTGCGGCGCGACGGGGGTGTGGAGGAGGCGATGGCGGGGGCGGAGGATCAGTCATGA
- a CDS encoding xanthine dehydrogenase family protein subunit M: MDDFQYHAPSSVDGVLSALRGADDGKVLAGGMSLVPVLKLGMAAPSDLVSLRNVPGLSDIEDHGHCLKIGACCTHAQVAASSVVQERIPALAAMAGRIGDPQVRNCGTIGGSVAHNDPAADYPAACVGLGATIITDRRKISSDDFFGSMFETALEEDELVTAVCFPIVARAAYAKFENPASKYAVAGVMVARGDDGVRVAVTGAGAGVFRVAEMEAALADDFSADAVSGIGVSADGLLSDNVAGAEYRAHLVTVMAKRAVEACG, translated from the coding sequence GTGGACGATTTCCAATATCACGCACCGTCTTCGGTTGACGGTGTCCTGAGCGCCCTCAGGGGCGCGGACGACGGCAAGGTGCTGGCGGGAGGGATGAGCCTCGTGCCCGTCCTGAAGCTGGGCATGGCGGCGCCGAGCGATCTGGTGTCGCTGCGCAACGTGCCGGGGCTGAGCGACATCGAGGATCACGGGCACTGCCTCAAGATCGGGGCCTGCTGCACGCACGCGCAGGTTGCGGCGTCGAGCGTGGTGCAGGAGCGCATCCCGGCGCTGGCGGCGATGGCCGGCCGCATCGGCGATCCGCAGGTGCGCAACTGCGGCACCATCGGTGGCTCGGTGGCGCACAACGATCCGGCGGCCGACTATCCGGCGGCGTGCGTCGGGCTGGGAGCGACCATCATCACCGACCGGCGCAAGATCTCGTCGGACGACTTCTTCGGGTCGATGTTCGAGACCGCGCTCGAGGAGGATGAGCTGGTCACCGCCGTGTGCTTCCCCATCGTGGCGCGGGCCGCCTACGCGAAGTTCGAGAACCCGGCGTCGAAGTATGCGGTCGCGGGGGTCATGGTGGCCCGGGGTGACGACGGAGTGCGGGTCGCGGTGACCGGTGCGGGCGCGGGCGTCTTCCGGGTGGCGGAGATGGAGGCCGCGCTGGCGGACGACTTCTCGGCCGATGCGGTGTCGGGGATCGGCGTGTCCGCGGACGGACTCCTGTCCGACAACGTGGCGGGCGCCGAGTACCGGGCCCATCTGGTCACGGTGATGGCGAAGCGGGCCGTGGAGGCCTGCGGCTAG
- a CDS encoding xanthine dehydrogenase family protein molybdopterin-binding subunit — MSDNGSNGTGFIGASLKRKEDARFLTGRGRYTDDINLPGQLYAHLLRSTVAHANLASVDTSAAEAAPGVHAVFTGPDMEGVGGVPTGWLIHSKDGSPMVEPAHPPMAIGKVRHVGEVVAIVVAETRDQAREAAALIDIDYQELPAVASLAAARADGAPKVWDEADGNLCYDWEVGDRAAAEEAIAGAAHTVSIDVVNQRLVPNAIEPRAAIGSFDPTTDVYTLYTTSQNPHLIRLLLGAFVLGLPEHKLRIVAPDVGGGFGSKIPHYAEEAIITWTAGRLGRPVKWTSDRSEAFVSDTQGRDHTSTATLGLDEDGKFVGLKVSTQANLGAYLSTFATCVPTYLYGILFAGPYTTPAIYCEVEGVFTNTVPVDALRGAGRPEATYLLERLVDKAAAATGIDRVDIRRRNFIREFPYQTPVALQYDQGDYDATLDLALEASDWDGFEARRSEAAGRGKLRGIGISTFIEACGIAPSAVVGSLGARAGLYEVGSVRVHPTGSVSVFTGTHSHGQGHETTFAQIVAETLGVGFDAVDVVHGDTNSIPFGMGTYGSRSLAVGGTAIYNAVQKVIAKGKKIAAHLLEASEEDIEFADGNFTVAGTDRSKSIGEVALTAYVPHNYPEGLEPGLEETAFYDPLNFTFPAGTHVAEVEVDPETGVVELVAVTGADDVGRIINPMIVNGQLHGGLAHGIGQALLEHCEYDAEGQLVTGSYMNYTMPRAGDLPNFNINHNTTHCTHNPLGVKGVGEVGSIGVPPAVINAVVDALSPLGVTHIEMPATSERVWQAIQAAQAQD, encoded by the coding sequence ATGAGCGACAACGGCAGCAACGGAACCGGCTTCATCGGCGCGTCGCTGAAGCGCAAGGAGGACGCGCGCTTCCTCACCGGGCGCGGCCGCTACACCGACGACATCAACCTGCCCGGGCAGTTGTACGCCCACCTGCTGCGCTCGACCGTGGCGCACGCGAACCTGGCGAGCGTCGACACCAGCGCAGCGGAGGCGGCGCCGGGGGTTCACGCGGTGTTCACCGGGCCCGACATGGAGGGCGTGGGCGGCGTTCCCACCGGCTGGCTGATCCACTCGAAGGACGGGTCGCCGATGGTGGAGCCCGCGCACCCGCCGATGGCCATCGGCAAAGTGCGCCACGTGGGCGAGGTCGTGGCCATCGTGGTCGCCGAGACCCGCGACCAGGCGCGCGAGGCGGCCGCCCTGATCGACATCGACTACCAGGAGCTGCCCGCGGTCGCTTCGCTGGCCGCCGCGCGCGCGGACGGCGCGCCAAAGGTGTGGGACGAGGCCGACGGCAACCTGTGCTACGACTGGGAGGTGGGCGACCGTGCCGCTGCGGAGGAGGCCATCGCCGGCGCCGCCCATACGGTCTCCATCGACGTGGTGAACCAGCGGCTGGTCCCCAACGCGATCGAGCCGCGCGCCGCCATCGGGAGTTTCGACCCGACCACGGACGTGTACACCCTGTACACCACCAGCCAGAACCCGCACCTGATCCGGCTGCTGCTGGGCGCCTTCGTGCTCGGGCTGCCCGAGCACAAGCTGCGCATCGTGGCGCCCGACGTCGGGGGCGGCTTCGGCTCCAAGATCCCCCATTACGCGGAAGAGGCCATAATCACCTGGACCGCGGGCCGTCTGGGCCGGCCGGTGAAGTGGACGTCCGACCGCTCGGAGGCCTTCGTCTCCGACACCCAGGGCCGCGACCACACCAGCACGGCCACCTTGGGGCTCGATGAGGACGGCAAGTTCGTCGGCCTGAAGGTCTCCACCCAGGCCAACCTGGGCGCCTACCTTTCCACCTTTGCGACCTGCGTGCCCACCTACCTGTACGGCATCCTGTTCGCGGGGCCGTACACGACCCCCGCCATCTACTGCGAGGTCGAGGGGGTGTTCACCAACACCGTCCCGGTGGACGCGCTGCGGGGAGCGGGGCGGCCGGAGGCCACCTACCTGCTCGAGCGCCTGGTCGACAAGGCCGCGGCCGCGACCGGCATCGACCGGGTCGACATCCGGCGCCGCAACTTCATCCGCGAATTCCCCTACCAGACGCCGGTCGCGCTCCAGTACGACCAGGGCGACTACGACGCCACCCTGGATCTCGCCCTCGAGGCGTCGGACTGGGACGGCTTCGAGGCGCGGCGGTCGGAGGCGGCCGGCCGGGGCAAGCTGCGCGGCATCGGCATCTCCACCTTCATCGAGGCGTGCGGCATCGCGCCCTCGGCGGTGGTGGGATCGCTGGGCGCGCGCGCGGGCCTGTACGAGGTAGGCAGCGTGCGCGTGCATCCCACGGGCTCGGTATCGGTCTTCACCGGCACGCACAGCCACGGCCAAGGGCACGAAACCACCTTCGCCCAGATCGTCGCCGAGACGCTGGGCGTGGGCTTCGATGCCGTCGACGTGGTGCACGGCGACACCAACTCCATCCCCTTCGGCATGGGCACCTACGGGTCGCGCTCGCTGGCGGTGGGGGGCACGGCCATCTACAACGCGGTGCAGAAGGTCATCGCCAAGGGCAAGAAGATCGCCGCGCATCTCCTTGAGGCTTCAGAGGAGGACATCGAGTTCGCCGACGGCAACTTCACCGTGGCCGGGACCGACCGCTCCAAGAGCATCGGCGAGGTCGCGCTGACCGCCTACGTCCCGCACAACTATCCCGAGGGGCTCGAGCCCGGACTCGAGGAGACCGCATTCTACGATCCGCTCAACTTCACCTTCCCGGCGGGGACCCACGTCGCCGAGGTGGAGGTGGACCCGGAGACGGGCGTCGTGGAGCTGGTGGCGGTGACGGGCGCCGACGACGTAGGGCGCATCATCAACCCCATGATCGTGAACGGGCAGCTGCACGGCGGCCTGGCGCACGGCATCGGACAGGCGCTGCTCGAGCACTGCGAGTACGACGCGGAGGGCCAGTTGGTGACCGGTTCGTACATGAACTACACCATGCCGCGCGCGGGTGACCTGCCCAACTTCAACATCAACCACAACACCACCCACTGCACGCATAACCCGCTGGGTGTGAAGGGAGTCGGCGAGGTCGGCTCCATCGGCGTTCCGCCCGCGGTGATCAACGCGGTGGTCGACGCGCTGAGCCCGCTGGGGGTGACCCACATCGAGATGCCCGCGACATCGGAGCGGGTCTGGCAAGCGATTCAGGCCGCACAGGCCCAGGACTGA
- a CDS encoding (2Fe-2S)-binding protein, translated as MPAVTMTVNGVSRSADVEGRTLLVDFLREQLALTGTHVGCDTSQCGACVVHMNGQSVKSCTCLAVDADGAEVTTIEGLANGADLHPMQEAFREHHGLQCGFCTPGMVMSAIDLVNRNPSPSEGDVRHWLDGNFCRCTGYHNIVKAVMAGADAMGGGS; from the coding sequence ATGCCCGCGGTAACGATGACGGTGAACGGGGTCTCGCGCTCGGCGGATGTCGAGGGCCGCACCCTCCTGGTCGACTTCCTGCGCGAGCAACTGGCGCTGACCGGGACTCACGTGGGGTGCGACACCAGCCAGTGCGGGGCCTGTGTCGTTCACATGAACGGCCAGTCCGTGAAGAGTTGTACCTGCCTCGCGGTGGACGCCGACGGGGCGGAGGTGACCACCATCGAAGGACTTGCGAACGGGGCGGACCTGCATCCGATGCAGGAGGCCTTCCGGGAGCACCACGGGCTGCAGTGCGGGTTCTGCACGCCCGGAATGGTGATGAGCGCCATCGACTTGGTGAACCGGAATCCGAGCCCGAGCGAGGGTGACGTCCGGCACTGGCTCGACGGCAACTTCTGCCGGTGCACCGGCTACCACAACATCGTGAAGGCCGTGATGGCCGGCGCGGACGCGATGGGAGGTGGGTCATGA